One segment of Paenibacillus sp. FSL R7-0337 DNA contains the following:
- a CDS encoding methyl-accepting chemotaxis protein, whose product MEWLSKLRTAWGRTPSVGGVQSHSNTSGLAEKALAERVIEAKGTAASTETVIVEGKVAVEEAGANAPVSYSGKDSEEPSAHASGTVSFGGHAYALAEQIRLETGAILKEEAKLVEDFEALQAGGGEMIGQIAGTQQLLEHLKTNNGQTEDLINEMYGSLSYSSNKIEFAKEANIQISAEMLKASEVFTEFVALNEDLREHFHSIEQLAKIITDIAEQTNLLSLNAAIEAARAGEHGRGFAVVSTEIRKLADSTRSHVKEIMGSLSGMTRVMEQIHSKSGDGTLAMNETTAKIGESTLYMNEIVEAEEQVFEHLEAIQESQESSMEDVEQINSDLLRILEKSGQDSDQFRKLVLTVQKKADHYQQLLNHLHQIGLLQQAEEAEKAIV is encoded by the coding sequence ATGGAGTGGTTAAGCAAACTGCGCACAGCTTGGGGGAGAACCCCCTCTGTTGGAGGCGTTCAAAGTCACAGTAATACAAGCGGGTTAGCGGAGAAAGCCCTGGCAGAGCGTGTGATTGAGGCTAAGGGTACGGCCGCATCAACAGAAACGGTTATAGTAGAGGGAAAAGTCGCAGTAGAGGAAGCGGGCGCTAACGCACCTGTATCTTACAGCGGTAAAGATAGCGAAGAACCCTCTGCACACGCTTCAGGCACGGTGTCTTTTGGGGGACATGCCTATGCCCTGGCGGAGCAGATCCGCCTTGAGACTGGAGCTATTCTGAAGGAAGAGGCCAAACTGGTGGAGGACTTCGAGGCCTTGCAGGCAGGCGGCGGGGAGATGATCGGCCAAATTGCCGGGACTCAGCAGCTTCTGGAGCATTTGAAGACCAACAACGGACAGACTGAAGATCTGATTAATGAAATGTACGGCAGCTTGTCCTACTCCTCCAACAAAATCGAATTTGCTAAGGAAGCCAATATCCAGATCTCTGCGGAAATGCTGAAGGCTTCGGAGGTATTTACGGAGTTCGTTGCTTTGAATGAGGATCTGCGGGAGCATTTCCACAGCATTGAGCAGCTGGCCAAGATTATCACGGATATTGCCGAGCAGACGAATCTGCTCTCGCTGAATGCGGCGATTGAGGCGGCGCGGGCCGGTGAACATGGACGCGGCTTCGCCGTTGTCTCCACAGAGATCCGCAAGCTTGCTGACAGCACCCGCAGCCATGTGAAGGAGATTATGGGTTCACTCTCAGGAATGACCCGCGTCATGGAGCAGATTCACAGCAAGTCCGGGGATGGAACGCTCGCGATGAACGAGACCACGGCGAAGATCGGTGAGTCCACGTTATACATGAATGAGATTGTAGAAGCAGAGGAGCAGGTCTTCGAGCATCTGGAGGCAATCCAGGAGTCCCAGGAGAGCAGCATGGAGGATGTGGAGCAGATCAACAGCGACCTGCTGCGCATTCTGGAGAAATCGGGTCAGGACTCAGACCAGTTCCGTAAGCTGGTTCTTACCGTTCAGAAGAAGGCCGACCATTACCAGCAGCTGCTGAATCATCTGCATCAGATCGGGCTGCTCCAGCAGGCGGAAGAAGCAGAGAAGGCTATCGTATAA
- a CDS encoding beta-galactosidase, producing MKQKLYYGAAWYPELWGEAERQQDLQLMQEAGINLVRMGEFIWSLLEPEEGSIDVRPFAEHILQLHDHGIDTVMCTPTATPPIWLTHGHPESLHIRADGAVMSHGSRQHVCTNNPYFRQRAAVITEELARVLGQLPGLAAWQLDNELKAHVAECMCGSCCSLWHEWLEHRYGSIGELNAAWGTGVWSQTYQRFDQVPQPVATPFLHNSSLVTQYRLFQMEKVAEFAGEQAAIIRRHSAAPITHNSNVPFHLDNEQLFRELDFASFDTYASQANRHAYLLNCDLWRSFKPGRDFWLMETGPAYAASLTSYGEPHPDGYLTAEAVAAYALGAGAFCYWLWRQQRTGSEQTHSSIISAWGQPALGYDNVRKASAARLRIEPHMLNTRPVQAEVAITYSDRAKAFLATEPHRQLNYRSLLGDFYRRILDQGIHRDLLPESGDLSGYRLLFTPYIHYLSPEYMKKALAFAEAGGIWIVGPLSGGRTGEHTLHTDAALGELERFAGVNTTFVYPMEGTGSIGEAFGHTAPLSLWSAVFEPLPGGASTVGVITSGRTPGLAYLTEQPYGRGAIVMLGSLPSGGEGDKQLCALIEHYAARAGVTRRSDVTPGTILCPRRGAAGELWTLVNMDGLGGSITLPHSGQDVLTGTHVPAGPLSIGAYEYRLISL from the coding sequence ATGAAGCAAAAGCTATATTACGGTGCAGCATGGTACCCTGAGCTGTGGGGAGAAGCTGAGCGGCAGCAGGATCTTCAGCTCATGCAGGAGGCCGGGATTAATCTGGTACGCATGGGCGAATTCATCTGGTCGCTGCTGGAGCCGGAGGAGGGTTCCATCGATGTACGGCCGTTCGCTGAGCATATCCTTCAGCTGCATGATCACGGCATCGATACGGTCATGTGTACGCCGACCGCGACCCCGCCAATTTGGCTGACTCACGGGCACCCGGAGAGCCTGCACATCCGGGCAGACGGGGCGGTAATGAGCCACGGGTCCAGACAGCATGTCTGCACGAATAACCCTTATTTCCGGCAGCGGGCGGCGGTAATTACGGAAGAGCTGGCCCGGGTGCTGGGGCAGCTCCCGGGCCTTGCCGCCTGGCAGCTCGACAACGAGCTGAAGGCGCATGTGGCGGAATGCATGTGCGGGTCCTGCTGCTCCCTGTGGCATGAGTGGCTGGAGCACCGCTACGGAAGTATCGGCGAGCTGAATGCAGCGTGGGGAACCGGCGTGTGGAGCCAGACCTACCAGCGGTTTGATCAGGTGCCGCAGCCGGTGGCTACGCCTTTCCTGCATAATTCATCGCTCGTCACCCAGTACCGGCTGTTTCAGATGGAGAAGGTTGCGGAGTTCGCGGGGGAACAGGCGGCGATCATCCGCCGTCATTCGGCAGCTCCGATTACGCATAACAGCAATGTTCCTTTTCATCTGGACAATGAGCAGCTGTTCCGGGAGCTTGATTTCGCTTCGTTCGACACCTACGCCTCCCAGGCCAACAGGCACGCTTATCTGCTGAACTGTGATCTGTGGCGCAGCTTCAAGCCCGGGCGGGATTTCTGGCTGATGGAGACCGGCCCGGCCTATGCCGCTTCGCTGACAAGCTACGGCGAGCCGCATCCGGACGGCTATCTCACCGCTGAAGCCGTGGCTGCCTACGCGCTGGGGGCAGGCGCCTTCTGCTACTGGCTGTGGCGGCAGCAGCGCACGGGCAGCGAACAGACGCACAGCTCGATCATCAGCGCCTGGGGCCAGCCTGCGCTCGGATATGACAATGTGCGCAAGGCTTCCGCTGCCAGGCTGCGGATCGAGCCGCACATGCTGAATACCCGGCCGGTGCAGGCCGAGGTGGCGATTACTTATTCGGACCGGGCCAAGGCGTTCCTGGCTACGGAGCCGCACCGACAGCTGAACTACCGTTCCCTGCTGGGGGACTTCTACAGACGGATTCTCGATCAGGGGATTCACCGTGACCTGCTGCCGGAGAGCGGCGATTTAAGCGGCTATAGGCTGCTGTTCACGCCTTACATCCATTATCTGTCGCCGGAATACATGAAGAAGGCGCTCGCCTTCGCTGAAGCCGGCGGCATCTGGATTGTCGGCCCGCTTAGCGGAGGCCGCACAGGAGAGCATACCCTGCATACAGATGCTGCGCTGGGGGAACTGGAGCGCTTCGCCGGAGTGAACACTACCTTCGTCTACCCGATGGAGGGGACGGGCAGCATCGGGGAGGCCTTCGGCCACACCGCGCCGCTGTCGCTATGGAGCGCGGTGTTCGAGCCGCTGCCGGGCGGTGCCTCCACGGTCGGCGTCATTACGTCGGGACGGACGCCAGGCCTGGCCTACCTGACCGAGCAGCCCTATGGCCGGGGAGCCATCGTGATGCTCGGCTCGCTGCCCTCGGGCGGCGAGGGCGACAAGCAGCTGTGCGCGCTGATTGAGCATTATGCCGCCCGCGCCGGGGTCACCCGGCGCAGCGATGTCACGCCAGGCACTATTCTCTGCCCTAGACGCGGCGCTGCCGGAGAGCTGTGGACGCTCGTCAATATGGACGGGCTTGGCGGCAGCATCACTCTGCCGCACAGCGGGCAGGATGTGTTGACCGGCACTCACGTACCTGCCGGTCCACTGTCCATTGGCGCTTATGAATACAGGCTGATCTCGCTGTAG
- a CDS encoding sugar ABC transporter permease: MGAAEISAGTSFRRSRREQRFRRLKRDKWLYILLSPGLLYFLVFKYVPMWGVLLAFKDYQPFLGFWKSSWVGLEHFRTFFQNPDFFMLLRNTLVLSLYNLVFFFPAPIILALLLNEIRLSFYKRTVQTLIYVPHFISMVIVASISYVFLTTQGGAVNEFLYTVTGHKIDFLANPDWFRPMIILQTIWKECGWGTIIFLAALAGVDVEQYEAAVVDGASRWRQTWHITLPAIRSTIVILLILRMGTILDNGFEQIYLMMNALNREVAEVFDTYVYALGITQGAFSYSTAVGLFKSVIGVVLVLGTNWLAKKSGESGLY, from the coding sequence ATGGGGGCAGCAGAGATCAGCGCGGGTACAAGCTTCCGCCGCAGCAGGCGCGAGCAGCGCTTCAGACGTCTGAAGCGGGACAAATGGCTCTACATACTGCTCAGCCCCGGACTCCTATATTTCCTGGTGTTCAAATATGTACCGATGTGGGGAGTGCTGCTCGCCTTTAAGGATTATCAGCCTTTTCTGGGCTTCTGGAAAAGCAGCTGGGTCGGTTTGGAGCATTTCCGCACGTTTTTTCAGAATCCTGATTTCTTCATGCTGCTGCGCAATACGCTGGTGCTGTCGCTGTATAATCTGGTGTTCTTTTTCCCGGCACCGATTATCCTGGCGCTGCTGCTGAATGAGATCCGGCTGTCCTTCTACAAAAGGACGGTTCAGACGCTGATCTATGTGCCCCACTTCATCTCCATGGTCATCGTCGCCAGTATCTCCTACGTGTTCCTTACGACACAGGGCGGTGCGGTCAATGAATTCCTCTACACAGTTACCGGGCACAAAATTGATTTCCTCGCCAATCCAGACTGGTTCCGCCCGATGATTATTCTGCAGACCATCTGGAAGGAATGCGGCTGGGGGACGATTATTTTCCTCGCTGCGCTGGCCGGTGTCGATGTGGAGCAATATGAAGCCGCCGTGGTGGACGGAGCCAGCCGCTGGCGCCAGACCTGGCATATTACGCTGCCCGCGATCCGCAGTACGATTGTCATTCTGCTGATTTTGCGGATGGGTACGATTCTGGATAACGGCTTCGAGCAAATCTATCTGATGATGAATGCGCTGAACCGCGAGGTGGCCGAGGTCTTCGATACCTATGTGTATGCGCTGGGAATTACCCAGGGGGCATTCAGCTACAGCACCGCAGTCGGCTTGTTCAAATCGGTAATCGGGGTCGTGCTGGTGCTCGGCACCAACTGGCTCGCCAAGAAGTCAGGCGAATCTGGATTATATTGA
- a CDS encoding carbohydrate ABC transporter permease: MAKRYRSAGEITFDVFNYLVLGIIGIAAILPFLFVVAGSFATEAEITKRAVFLVPTTISLDAYRFIFSTDTIVRSIGVSLYVTVIGTAVNLFFTVTMAYPMAKRYLMGRNLILNLVIFTMLFGGGMIPTYLVIRELHLLDTLNALILPGAISAFNLIIVKNFFQELPAEMEEAARIDGCTELGLLWRIVLPLSKPVLATFTLFYAVGHWNNFFSALLYINDPSKWPLQVMLRQIVMLSQSAAGDLSSMDPNFVQPPEQSIKMAVIVVGTLPIMCVYPFLQKHFAKGVMLGSVKG, encoded by the coding sequence GTGGCTAAACGTTACCGCAGCGCCGGAGAGATTACCTTTGACGTGTTTAATTACCTGGTGCTGGGCATCATCGGGATCGCGGCCATTCTGCCGTTCCTGTTTGTCGTCGCCGGTTCCTTCGCCACCGAGGCGGAAATTACGAAGCGCGCGGTCTTTCTGGTTCCGACGACCATTTCGCTGGACGCTTACCGGTTTATTTTCTCCACGGATACCATTGTCCGTAGCATCGGGGTGTCGCTGTACGTGACAGTGATCGGGACGGCAGTCAATCTGTTCTTCACGGTTACCATGGCGTATCCGATGGCGAAGCGGTACCTGATGGGCCGCAATCTGATCCTCAATCTGGTGATATTCACGATGCTGTTCGGAGGCGGGATGATTCCCACCTATCTGGTAATCCGGGAGCTGCATCTGCTCGATACGCTGAATGCCTTAATTCTTCCGGGGGCGATCAGCGCCTTCAACCTGATTATCGTGAAGAACTTCTTCCAGGAGCTTCCCGCTGAGATGGAGGAGGCGGCGCGCATCGACGGCTGCACGGAGCTGGGGCTGCTGTGGAGGATTGTGCTGCCGCTGTCGAAGCCTGTGCTGGCGACGTTCACCCTCTTTTATGCGGTCGGACACTGGAATAACTTCTTCTCGGCGCTGCTCTACATCAACGATCCGTCCAAGTGGCCGCTGCAGGTGATGCTGCGCCAGATCGTCATGCTGTCCCAGTCGGCAGCGGGGGATCTCAGCTCGATGGACCCGAACTTCGTGCAGCCGCCGGAGCAGTCGATCAAAATGGCCGTCATCGTGGTCGGCACCCTGCCGATTATGTGCGTGTATCCGTTTCTGCAGAAGCATTTTGCCAAAGGGGTGATGCTGGGTTCAGTCAAAGGGTAA
- a CDS encoding extracellular solute-binding protein — protein MKRSEGSRSAKKGLFMLLAMIMLLSVLSGCGGNGENAGAGQKDPAADSGKTDGTAKGEKPLELTLMLPIFKTNYPKDGSPVAAKLEELTNTKIHFEWVPNASYADKFNITLASGKLPDIMYVGDVKASSFVNAARSGAFWEVGPYLKDYQNLSGAKEVILNNSAIDGKNYGIYRGRALGRNGVVFRKDWMEKLGLENPKTVDDFYSMLQAFKEQDPDGNGQADTYGMVLVKWTGQWASGFDTMKLWFGSPNKWGVQEGKLVPEHEYPGYLEALKFMKKLYDEQLINADFAVMDSSKWNDPVVNNKAGVIVDVVDNAARLDDKIHAALQKEGKDEPERHYMDVIGGVSGADGALHTLPTSGFSGMLAIPKSSVKTEEELKQVLAFLDRLNDEDLQTMLNYGIEGVHYKLVDGYIERSSDTVLLESEVEGLNQMLPFIPEDKAKQVKQTPLRLKQTEVQKTNEATIVTNPAEALISAVYTQKGSQLDNVINDARIKFIVGQMDEAGLKSAFEVWRKTGGDELVKEMNELYASAGK, from the coding sequence ATGAAGCGGAGTGAAGGTTCACGGTCTGCGAAAAAAGGGTTGTTCATGCTGCTGGCTATGATTATGCTGCTAAGTGTATTGTCCGGCTGCGGCGGAAACGGGGAGAATGCGGGAGCGGGACAGAAGGACCCTGCCGCTGACAGCGGGAAGACGGACGGTACAGCCAAGGGAGAGAAGCCGCTTGAGCTGACGCTGATGCTGCCGATTTTCAAAACCAATTATCCGAAGGACGGCAGTCCGGTCGCCGCCAAGCTGGAGGAGCTGACGAACACCAAAATCCATTTCGAATGGGTGCCGAATGCATCGTATGCCGACAAATTCAACATTACGCTGGCTTCCGGCAAGCTGCCTGATATTATGTATGTAGGCGACGTGAAAGCGTCCAGCTTCGTCAATGCGGCCAGATCCGGCGCTTTCTGGGAGGTGGGTCCGTATCTCAAGGATTATCAGAATCTCAGCGGGGCGAAGGAGGTCATTCTGAATAACTCGGCCATCGACGGCAAGAATTACGGGATCTACAGAGGGCGGGCGCTGGGACGTAACGGCGTGGTGTTCCGCAAGGACTGGATGGAGAAGCTGGGGCTTGAGAACCCGAAGACGGTGGATGATTTCTATTCGATGCTGCAAGCGTTCAAGGAGCAGGACCCGGACGGCAACGGCCAGGCGGATACGTACGGCATGGTGCTGGTCAAGTGGACCGGCCAGTGGGCCAGCGGCTTCGATACGATGAAGCTGTGGTTCGGATCTCCGAACAAGTGGGGCGTTCAGGAAGGGAAGCTCGTGCCTGAGCATGAATATCCCGGTTATTTGGAAGCGCTTAAATTTATGAAAAAGCTGTACGATGAGCAGCTGATCAACGCCGACTTCGCGGTGATGGACAGCTCCAAATGGAATGATCCTGTCGTCAATAATAAGGCCGGCGTCATCGTCGATGTGGTCGATAACGCGGCACGGCTGGATGACAAGATTCATGCCGCCCTCCAAAAGGAAGGCAAAGATGAGCCGGAACGTCATTATATGGATGTTATCGGCGGTGTGAGCGGAGCGGACGGCGCGCTGCATACTCTCCCGACCTCCGGCTTCTCCGGCATGCTGGCGATTCCGAAGTCTTCGGTCAAAACCGAGGAGGAGCTGAAGCAGGTGCTGGCCTTCCTGGACCGGCTGAATGATGAGGATTTGCAGACGATGTTGAACTATGGAATTGAAGGCGTGCATTACAAGCTGGTGGATGGATACATCGAACGCTCCAGCGATACCGTTCTGCTGGAATCGGAAGTGGAAGGCCTGAACCAGATGCTGCCGTTCATCCCTGAGGACAAGGCGAAGCAAGTGAAGCAGACCCCGCTGCGGCTGAAGCAGACCGAGGTACAGAAGACGAATGAAGCGACGATTGTGACCAATCCGGCGGAAGCGCTGATCTCGGCAGTCTATACGCAAAAAGGCTCACAGCTGGATAACGTAATCAACGATGCGCGCATCAAATTCATTGTCGGTCAGATGGATGAGGCCGGGTTGAAGTCCGCTTTTGAGGTATGGCGGAAGACCGGCGGAGATGAGCTTGTGAAGGAAATGAACGAATTGTACGCCTCAGCGGGCAAGTAA
- a CDS encoding AraC family transcriptional regulator → MENEGAGARNRYTRGRTGRKGRYYRNNLIIVLIVSSIPGLIIGLLVYFMAGGNLEKELLRMHNRQIEQRADNINDQLSNLELMLAHWAFDPKFDYGLSNMDFTRNHERAWDITKTLVVMQGSNSMVRQVELYLAGKQPVRFGTEYGTLAAEEEVLYSKLLKQERSTYWTEWAFEPEKPEQKELTLVHHIPGGSREPFGALLLRMDTEKVSAMLRTMTPYSTGEVFMEQKSGGLFISGAGMDTPTPLVTALRAAIAARGSQDSGSFLYDWNGVTYAVTYGDFSRIASEWRYVSASPISSVTSPVVWLSRMIILVSLCALLLAAVLSWIASRRIYSPVRRLLQTLLPEHAASGDRVDELTLIERHWQNLHGQQHALEYTLSEQLPHVQQSFLHQLFQGYLYAYSEQDLQSRMKQYKWEVENCTFVVLYIQLTGISSLEAKFRSGDESLVSFAAVNIIGELAKEHFGRAETVNLHDLTSGMLLMEPGSGPDPARVGAFGEELAATLSRMLKLQATVAYSARIGSISAVPRSFEAAKQAASHSRYGGGNQIISLEQLEREGQGTPIPQYSFALERGLIQALRTGEAEEADRLLEEFLETLSAGSAKVIDVQQGMLHLLGAILHAVLEAGMAQSQLFGGRNLYASLSQIHEPGLILSWFRTQVIAPFLKELCERSDAGIRRTIDQAMLYIQQHYMDNISLDSCADYTGTSPFLLSKSFKRVTGQNFIDYVTELRLTKAKELLRDTDLKMNDVALQVGYQQSYFNRIFKKQEDITPTRYRELIRQEGEKENGTR, encoded by the coding sequence ATGGAGAATGAAGGGGCAGGAGCACGGAACAGGTATACGCGAGGCCGGACAGGACGCAAGGGCCGTTATTACCGCAATAATCTCATTATTGTGCTGATCGTCTCGTCCATTCCCGGGCTGATCATCGGGCTGCTGGTCTATTTTATGGCCGGGGGAAATCTGGAGAAGGAGCTGCTCCGGATGCATAACCGGCAGATTGAGCAGCGGGCGGACAACATCAATGATCAATTGTCTAATCTGGAGCTGATGCTGGCCCACTGGGCATTCGATCCGAAGTTCGACTACGGGCTGAGCAACATGGATTTCACCCGCAATCATGAACGGGCCTGGGATATTACGAAGACGCTGGTAGTCATGCAGGGCTCAAATTCTATGGTGCGGCAGGTTGAGCTGTATCTGGCCGGTAAACAGCCGGTGCGCTTCGGCACGGAGTACGGGACGCTGGCTGCGGAGGAGGAAGTACTGTACTCGAAGCTGCTGAAGCAGGAGCGGAGCACGTACTGGACGGAGTGGGCTTTTGAACCGGAGAAGCCGGAGCAGAAGGAGCTGACGCTGGTGCACCACATCCCCGGCGGCAGCCGGGAGCCCTTCGGGGCGCTATTGCTGCGGATGGATACAGAGAAGGTATCGGCGATGCTGCGGACCATGACCCCGTACAGCACGGGGGAGGTGTTCATGGAGCAGAAATCCGGCGGGCTGTTCATCTCGGGGGCCGGGATGGATACCCCAACGCCGCTCGTTACGGCGCTGCGGGCTGCTATTGCAGCCAGAGGCAGCCAGGATAGCGGGTCCTTTCTGTATGACTGGAACGGGGTTACTTATGCGGTGACCTATGGTGATTTCTCGCGGATTGCCAGTGAATGGCGGTATGTATCGGCTTCGCCGATTTCCAGCGTTACCTCTCCGGTGGTCTGGCTGTCCCGGATGATTATTCTGGTCAGCTTGTGCGCCTTGCTGCTGGCGGCAGTCCTGTCCTGGATTGCCTCCCGCAGAATCTATTCGCCGGTCCGCCGTCTGCTTCAGACCCTGCTTCCCGAGCATGCGGCCTCCGGGGACCGGGTGGATGAGCTGACGCTGATCGAGCGGCACTGGCAGAACCTGCACGGACAGCAGCACGCCCTCGAGTACACGCTCTCGGAGCAGCTTCCGCATGTGCAGCAGAGCTTCCTCCACCAGCTGTTCCAGGGGTATCTGTATGCCTATTCCGAACAGGACTTGCAGAGCCGGATGAAGCAGTACAAGTGGGAAGTGGAGAACTGTACCTTCGTGGTGCTGTATATCCAGCTGACCGGCATCTCCAGCCTGGAAGCCAAATTCCGCAGCGGTGACGAGAGTCTGGTGTCGTTCGCGGCTGTAAATATCATCGGGGAGCTTGCTAAGGAGCATTTCGGCCGGGCAGAGACGGTCAATCTGCATGACCTTACCTCCGGTATGCTGCTGATGGAACCGGGAAGCGGCCCGGACCCGGCCCGCGTGGGGGCCTTCGGTGAAGAGCTGGCGGCTACCCTGAGCCGGATGCTTAAGCTTCAAGCCACGGTGGCGTACAGTGCAAGGATCGGGAGCATCTCCGCGGTTCCGCGGTCGTTCGAGGCGGCGAAGCAGGCGGCCAGTCACAGCAGGTACGGGGGCGGGAACCAGATTATCAGTCTAGAGCAGCTGGAGCGGGAGGGGCAGGGCACACCTATACCGCAGTATTCCTTCGCGCTGGAGCGCGGGCTGATTCAGGCGCTGCGGACCGGCGAAGCGGAGGAAGCGGACCGGCTGCTGGAGGAATTCCTGGAGACGCTCTCCGCAGGCAGCGCGAAGGTGATCGACGTACAGCAGGGGATGCTGCATCTGCTCGGCGCGATCCTTCATGCGGTGCTGGAGGCCGGGATGGCCCAGAGCCAGCTATTCGGCGGCAGGAATCTGTATGCCAGCCTCTCGCAGATCCATGAGCCGGGGCTGATTCTCTCCTGGTTCCGCACACAGGTTATCGCTCCCTTCCTGAAGGAGCTGTGCGAGCGCTCCGACGCCGGGATAAGGCGGACCATTGACCAGGCGATGTTGTATATTCAGCAGCATTATATGGACAATATCTCACTGGACAGCTGTGCGGATTATACAGGGACCAGTCCTTTTCTGCTCAGTAAGTCGTTCAAGCGGGTCACCGGGCAGAATTTCATTGATTATGTAACGGAACTGCGGCTCACCAAGGCGAAGGAACTGCTGCGTGACACCGATCTGAAGATGAACGATGTCGCCTTGCAGGTTGGCTATCAGCAGAGTTATTTCAACCGGATTTTCAAAAAACAGGAGGATATCACTCCGACACGTTACCGTGAACTGATCCGGCAGGAGGGGGAGAAGGAGAATGGGACCCGGTAA